The Anopheles coluzzii chromosome 2, AcolN3, whole genome shotgun sequence genome window below encodes:
- the LOC120950812 gene encoding charged multivesicular body protein 7 gives MQHKSKQEKTTSFDSSFFPECWSDDRRMGVLLAEFRPRQLNITSYDSKMKFWKDLILSSCRESGSSVVSVTTLKERFRRKGTVPYCLNTVFHDMLSKRELCSDNLLKDHGKTGVYGFNLWTVGQLIKTPLVWSYETVRAITGFVNFNESDSYIVKSIAVEHIKIIENVVATHNLQNKTMKYEDFLFILFQSSNITRNGVGPPIIFLEKEKRLTTKSVIIDDTKTFLIKFASIDGIAQPITSIEKSIYEIEQRENRLMEDITSIEHDISQTMEKVRQHIQNGQKQMAKTLLKKKHILEKSMQLKITALDTLQGILQKIHNCQSDKNVIKAYQLGTDALKNVLNTSGITIEQLDNTVTEMKNVLEQHNEMLSMISAVPIDDIDELELELELGDLIDMKLTESNIDKHNISTPALVPPVENRPSNAHDFDTEIEKRLAALRVDIESSKLASNAQ, from the exons atGCAACACAAATCTAAACAAGAGAAAACGACATCTTTTGattcttcattttttcctGAATGTTGGTCCGACGATAGACGAATGGGTGTTTTATTAGCGGAATTTCGTCCAAGACAACTAAATATCACGAGTTATGATTCAAAAATGAAATTCTGGAAAGATTTGATTTTATCATCATGCCGTGAATCTGGGTCCAGCGTGGTATCTGTAACGACATTGAAAGAACGCTTTCGTCGTAAAGGCACTGTTCCATATTGCTTAAATACCGTATTTCATGATATGTTGTCAAAAAGAGAGCTGTGTAGTGACAACCTGCTTAAAGATCATGGCAAAACTGGAGTTTACGGTTTTAATCTGTGGACAGTAGGACAGCTCATAAAAACCCCATTAGTATGGAGCTATGAAACAGTTCGAGCTATTACAGGCTTTGTAAATTTCAATGAATCTGATAGTTATATCGTCAAATCTATTGCAGTG GAacatattaaaattattgaaaatgttGTTGCAACACACAaccttcaaaacaaaacaatgaaatatgAGGATTTCCTATTTATATTGTTCCAATCGTCAAACATAACTCGCAATGGAGTCGGTCCGCCGATTATTTTcctcgaaaaagaaaaacgattgACGACAAAAAGTGTAATTATTGACGACACTAAAACTTTTCTTATAAAATTTGCATCTATTGATGGAATTGCTCAACCTATTACAAGTATTGAAAAATCCATATACGAGATTGAGCAGAGAGAGAATCGACTGATGGAAGATATTACCTCCATCGAGCATGATATAAGTCAAACAATGGAGAAAGTTCGTCAACATATTCAAAACGGTCAGAAGCAAATGGCTAaaactttattaaaaaagaaacatattcTAGAAAAAAGTATGCAACTCAAAATTACTGCGTTGGATACGCTTCAAGGAATTCTTCAAAAAATTCATAATTGCCAGTCCGATAAAAATGTAATCAAAGCATATCAATTAGGCACCGATGCATTGAAAAACGTATTGAATACATCAGGAATCACAATTGAACAATTGGATAATACGGTGACTGAAATGAAGAATGTTTTAGAACAACATAACGAAATGCTTTCAATGATCAGTGCTGTTCCTATTGATGATATTGATGAATTGGAACTTGAACTGGAATTAGGAGATCTTATAGATATGAAGCTAACTGAAAGCAATATTGACAAACATAATATTTCAACGCCTGCACTAGTGCCTCCCGTAGAAAATAGACCCAGCAATGCGCATGATTTTGATACAGAAATCGAAAAACGTTTGGCAGCATTAAGAGTCGATATCGAAAGCTCTAAATTAGCTAGTAATGCACAATGA